One Alphaproteobacteria bacterium genomic window carries:
- a CDS encoding Rpn family recombination-promoting nuclease/putative transposase, with the protein MMPFLLVAFISLSSLHAPLHASWHASWKVAAEELCLVGSRAAGGSTRAVFWAKTPPKSARSVLAPWVGIVPGRGFATKPKRGPDNTRDSISAFPRGRQQDYTVPTFDAPFKLVLADDEVRPSFLHAFVPDIGIVESKRLDDHMNPLQEMQTLRTLLHRADTRQTVAELDGARQVQVHLQDTLEDELALHPQATQLLRRMVASFDDLVHAFPKVRYNGTMDFVCQLETGEYALIETQVIPQDYWDERALAYVAAFYGNQLRRGDHWRDLKKVIGINILAGVRGDHWRDTPEQYVRRYRMQEQLHTPRRFIDGIELVQYSLANAPAVVDSREQQDWLTFFTRAHLMSATEVEATIATPAVKRAFEMIRITNLPEDVHDAYVAEGLEYDRFSIYTAEEHARGKEEGLAQGKEEGLAQGRVEGKEEGAQEKLREVMARLARAGQTPAEIAALLDEDVTTVTTILHAEADSSKRA; encoded by the coding sequence ATGATGCCGTTTTTACTTGTTGCCTTTATCTCTTTAAGCTCTCTGCACGCACCCCTACATGCCAGCTGGCATGCCAGCTGGAAGGTCGCTGCTGAAGAACTCTGTCTGGTGGGATCACGCGCAGCGGGAGGATCAACCCGAGCTGTTTTCTGGGCTAAGACCCCACCAAAAAGTGCAAGAAGCGTTTTAGCTCCTTGGGTGGGCATTGTTCCTGGTCGTGGGTTTGCCACCAAACCCAAAAGAGGCCCAGATAACACCCGCGACAGTATCAGTGCCTTTCCCCGCGGACGCCAACAGGATTATACAGTCCCAACCTTTGATGCCCCCTTTAAGTTGGTGCTTGCCGACGATGAGGTGCGTCCCTCTTTTTTGCATGCCTTTGTGCCCGACATCGGGATTGTGGAATCCAAACGCCTGGATGACCACATGAACCCCTTGCAAGAAATGCAAACCTTGCGCACCCTCCTTCATCGGGCGGACACCCGTCAAACTGTTGCTGAACTTGACGGTGCCCGTCAGGTTCAGGTTCACTTACAAGATACCCTCGAAGATGAGTTAGCCCTACATCCCCAAGCCACCCAGTTGTTGCGCCGCATGGTGGCATCGTTTGATGATCTTGTTCATGCTTTTCCAAAGGTCCGGTATAACGGCACCATGGACTTTGTCTGCCAGTTAGAAACGGGTGAATATGCCTTGATCGAAACGCAAGTCATCCCTCAGGACTATTGGGATGAACGTGCGCTTGCCTATGTGGCCGCCTTTTATGGCAATCAACTGCGCCGTGGGGACCATTGGCGTGATCTCAAGAAAGTCATTGGGATTAACATTTTGGCGGGTGTACGCGGGGATCATTGGCGCGACACCCCCGAACAATACGTGCGACGATATCGCATGCAAGAACAACTCCATACGCCGCGGCGCTTTATTGATGGGATTGAACTGGTACAGTATTCGCTTGCTAATGCGCCTGCAGTTGTGGATTCCCGTGAGCAACAAGATTGGCTGACGTTCTTCACGCGTGCCCATCTTATGAGTGCCACTGAAGTTGAGGCAACCATCGCTACCCCCGCTGTCAAGAGGGCTTTTGAGATGATTCGGATCACCAACCTTCCCGAAGATGTGCACGACGCATATGTTGCTGAAGGTCTTGAGTATGATCGTTTCTCAATCTACACGGCTGAAGAACATGCCCGTGGAAAGGAAGAAGGATTAGCGCAAGGAAAGGAAGAAGGATTAGCGCAAGGAAGAGTAGAAGGAAAAGAAGAAGGAGCGCAGGAGAAACTCCGGGAAGTGATGGCACGACTTGCGCGTGCTGGACAAACCCCTGCTGAGATTGCAGCGCTTCTTGACGAAGACGTAACAACGGTAACCACCATTCTGCATGCAGAAGCAGACTCCAGCAAACGCGCTTAA
- the acpS gene encoding holo-ACP synthase — protein sequence MIIGTGIDIIELSRIADMVGKFGDQFTKRICTLVEIERIPANDQIPFIAKRWATKEAAVKALGTGFREDVTFQDMWTTHDTLGRPILHLSPALHARLTQTIPSNYILRTHVSTSDTCNDAIAMVTLEIIRESINIPPLL from the coding sequence ATGATTATTGGCACAGGAATTGATATTATCGAACTTTCACGCATTGCTGATATGGTCGGAAAGTTTGGTGATCAATTTACCAAACGTATCTGTACTTTAGTGGAAATTGAACGCATACCCGCTAACGATCAAATTCCTTTTATTGCCAAACGATGGGCAACGAAAGAAGCAGCCGTAAAAGCACTAGGAACAGGATTTCGTGAAGATGTCACTTTTCAAGATATGTGGACAACGCATGATACCCTAGGGCGCCCTATTTTGCACCTCTCCCCTGCGCTTCATGCACGACTAACGCAGACAATCCCTTCCAACTATATCTTGCGCACACACGTTAGCACCTCTGATACGTGTAACGATGCAATTGCCATGGTTACACTTGAGATTATTCGTGAATCCATTAATATTCCGCCATTACTCTAA
- the ald gene encoding alanine dehydrogenase codes for MIIGVPKESKIHEYRVGLVPSSVKELTSRGHMVHVEASAGLGAGFADEDYKAVGAKVLSTAPDIWKIADLIVKVKEPLSHEYSLMRQEQVLFTYLHLAPDPQQAEALVRSGNIAIAYETITNHQGQLPLLAPMSEIAGRVSIQAAARSLECHQGGAGVLLGGVPGVSPGKVLIIGGGVVGVNAARIAVGMGAHVTVLDLSLPRLREIDSAFNGRVQTLYSNAHNLEMMLSQADVVVGAVLVPGGAAPKVIRRHMLSWLKRGTVLVDVAIDQGGCFETSRPTTHENPTYEVDGIIHYCVTNMPGAVAKTSAQALNNATLPFVLALANKGYAKALCDDEHFRNGLNVCCGHITHPLVAQDLQMPYVDPMTFLCEGVN; via the coding sequence ATGATTATTGGTGTCCCCAAAGAGTCCAAGATTCACGAATACCGCGTAGGACTTGTTCCATCAAGCGTAAAAGAGCTTACAAGCCGTGGTCACATGGTTCATGTTGAGGCCAGCGCTGGCTTGGGTGCAGGATTCGCGGATGAGGATTACAAAGCTGTAGGGGCAAAGGTTTTATCCACGGCACCTGATATCTGGAAAATTGCAGATCTTATTGTGAAGGTGAAAGAACCTCTTTCGCACGAATATAGCCTCATGCGTCAAGAGCAGGTGCTGTTTACGTATCTGCATCTTGCTCCTGATCCTCAACAAGCCGAAGCACTGGTTCGTTCTGGTAATATTGCGATTGCTTACGAAACAATTACAAACCATCAGGGCCAACTTCCTTTGCTGGCTCCTATGAGTGAAATTGCTGGGCGTGTTTCTATTCAAGCCGCCGCCCGCAGCCTTGAGTGCCACCAAGGGGGCGCAGGCGTTCTTTTGGGGGGTGTTCCGGGTGTTTCTCCAGGAAAAGTCCTCATTATTGGTGGGGGTGTTGTGGGAGTGAACGCTGCGCGCATTGCCGTGGGAATGGGGGCACATGTTACCGTGCTTGACCTATCCCTTCCGCGGTTGCGAGAAATTGATAGTGCGTTCAATGGTCGCGTGCAAACACTCTACTCTAATGCGCATAATCTAGAAATGATGCTGTCACAAGCGGATGTCGTGGTGGGTGCTGTGCTTGTTCCTGGGGGGGCTGCGCCCAAAGTGATTCGCAGACACATGCTGTCATGGCTGAAAAGAGGAACCGTTCTTGTGGATGTGGCCATCGATCAAGGAGGGTGCTTTGAAACAAGCCGTCCAACAACCCATGAAAATCCAACCTATGAGGTTGACGGGATCATTCATTATTGTGTGACGAATATGCCCGGGGCTGTAGCCAAAACCTCAGCGCAGGCATTGAACAATGCAACACTGCCCTTTGTTCTGGCTCTAGCAAACAAGGGGTATGCGAAGGCGTTGTGTGATGACGAGCATTTCAGAAATGGTCTGAACGTGTGCTGTGGGCACATTACGCACCCTTTGGTGGCGCAGGATCTTCAGATGCCGTATGTGGATCCTATGACGTTTCTGTGTGAGGGTGTGAACTGA
- the xth gene encoding exodeoxyribonuclease III, whose translation MRIASWNINAIGARLDHLCRYLTETKTDVMLLQELKTRDETFPREPLEDIGYNLAIYGQKSYNGVAIVSKHPLDDVIRGIPDYSDENARYISAFTGGVRVSSVYVPNGQSIDSDKYAYKMQFYAALDAHMKTLHANDEDVFIGGDFNVAPTINDIHDHTPRPDHILCSPQEQEAWRMLINSGYIDVFRALHPYDTQAFSWWDYRAGSWQYNRGYRIDQFLLNARACDRITHAGIDTHTRGWERPSDHAPIWVALRT comes from the coding sequence ATGCGCATTGCTTCTTGGAACATTAACGCCATTGGTGCGCGATTGGATCACCTTTGTCGCTACCTCACAGAAACAAAAACCGATGTTATGCTTTTACAGGAGTTAAAAACACGGGATGAAACATTTCCGAGAGAGCCGTTGGAGGACATAGGCTATAACTTAGCCATATATGGTCAAAAATCCTATAATGGGGTTGCCATTGTGAGCAAGCATCCCTTGGATGATGTGATAAGAGGCATTCCTGACTATAGCGACGAAAATGCCCGGTATATTTCTGCATTCACGGGAGGAGTCCGTGTATCAAGTGTCTATGTACCCAATGGCCAAAGTATCGACTCCGATAAATACGCGTACAAGATGCAGTTTTATGCAGCGCTAGACGCGCATATGAAAACTCTGCACGCCAATGATGAAGATGTTTTTATTGGTGGAGATTTCAATGTTGCCCCAACCATCAACGATATTCACGACCACACACCCAGACCAGACCACATTTTGTGCTCTCCCCAAGAACAAGAAGCCTGGCGTATGCTGATAAACTCTGGATATATTGATGTGTTTCGTGCCCTTCATCCTTATGATACACAAGCTTTCAGTTGGTGGGATTATCGCGCGGGTTCCTGGCAATACAATCGGGGATACCGTATCGACCAGTTTTTACTCAATGCGCGCGCCTGTGATCGCATCACACACGCAGGCATTGATACCCATACCCGCGGATGGGAGCGTCCCTCTGATCATGCGCCTATTTGGGTAGCGTTACGCACGTAA